In Thiovibrio frasassiensis, one DNA window encodes the following:
- a CDS encoding bifunctional folylpolyglutamate synthase/dihydrofolate synthase has protein sequence MMQYQEAWTFLDNLQFFKIKLGLESMSQFLESVGNPHRALRFLHVAGTNGKGSVSTTLREILTRAGYRVGLYTSPHLSCVRERFRLDDRFISEEEFARQAGVIREVLGERQITYFEFATALALLWFAEEQVDVAILEVGMGGRLDATNVVTPLVSVITNVSMDHEQYLGNTLAAVAYEKAGVIKPGVPVVAGVSADESLAVVEEVCRERKAPLFLLGREFATLRGEEGGWEYRGIDSSHSLTGLQCRLKGGYQIGNAALALAALELVSGVLPVDGEAIRQGLLSVAWPGRLEYFCLADGKQVECPAESATDQTPTLRRYLLDGAHNPAGVESLLDALVSEFSYVRLILVWGCMADKDVAATLTAIAPLADRIIFTRPESERSATVAQLTAILPEEDRAKAQGAATVAESLAMAADLADSGDLICVAGSLYLVGAARKILLGEVAP, from the coding sequence ATGATGCAATATCAAGAGGCGTGGACCTTCCTCGATAACCTGCAGTTTTTTAAGATCAAGCTCGGCCTTGAGAGCATGAGCCAGTTTCTTGAGTCGGTGGGCAATCCGCACCGTGCTCTGCGTTTTCTGCATGTGGCGGGCACCAACGGCAAGGGCTCCGTCTCCACCACCCTGCGGGAGATTCTGACCCGGGCGGGCTACAGGGTGGGGCTGTACACCTCGCCGCACCTGAGCTGTGTGCGGGAGCGGTTTCGCCTCGATGACCGCTTTATCTCCGAAGAGGAGTTCGCCCGCCAGGCCGGTGTGATCCGCGAGGTGCTGGGGGAGCGGCAGATTACCTATTTTGAGTTCGCCACCGCCCTGGCCCTGCTCTGGTTTGCCGAAGAGCAGGTGGATGTGGCCATTCTGGAAGTGGGCATGGGGGGCAGGCTTGACGCCACCAATGTGGTCACCCCGTTGGTCTCGGTGATCACCAATGTCAGCATGGATCATGAGCAATACCTCGGCAATACCCTGGCTGCGGTGGCCTACGAAAAGGCCGGGGTCATCAAGCCGGGCGTGCCTGTGGTTGCCGGCGTATCCGCGGATGAAAGTCTGGCGGTGGTGGAGGAGGTGTGCCGGGAGCGCAAGGCCCCCTTGTTTCTGCTGGGCAGGGAGTTTGCTACCCTTCGCGGTGAAGAGGGAGGTTGGGAATATCGAGGCATCGACTCCAGCCATTCCCTGACCGGGCTCCAGTGCCGCCTGAAAGGGGGCTACCAGATCGGCAACGCGGCTCTGGCTCTGGCTGCGCTGGAATTGGTCTCCGGGGTTTTGCCGGTGGACGGCGAGGCGATCCGGCAAGGGCTGCTCTCCGTGGCCTGGCCCGGGCGGTTGGAGTATTTCTGCCTTGCCGATGGCAAACAGGTGGAGTGTCCGGCAGAGTCCGCAACCGATCAGACGCCCACGCTGCGTCGTTATCTGCTGGATGGGGCCCATAATCCCGCCGGGGTCGAAAGCCTTCTCGATGCCCTGGTCAGCGAATTCAGTTACGTCCGGCTCATTCTCGTCTGGGGTTGCATGGCGGACAAGGATGTTGCCGCCACCCTTACGGCCATTGCCCCGCTGGCGGACCGCATCATCTTCACCCGTCCTGAAAGCGAGCGCTCGGCAACGGTGGCGCAGCTCACCGCCATCCTGCCCGAAGAGGATCGCGCCAAGGCGCAGGGCGCGGCAACGGTCGCTGAATCCTTGGCCATGGCCGCTGATCTGGCGGACAGCGGTGATCTGATCTGCGTGGCCGGCTCTCTCTATTTGGTGGGGGCAGCGCGCAAGATCCTTTTGGGCGAGGTGGCGCCATGA
- a CDS encoding HNH endonuclease has protein sequence MSGEENCYGEGVAEEDIRRERAKAREIRKSRWWQTKLSLGICYYCGKKTPAKELTMDHIVPLARGGTSSKGNLAACCKECNNLKKTMLPIEWDLYMERLEKSEK, from the coding sequence ATGAGTGGGGAGGAAAATTGCTACGGCGAGGGGGTGGCTGAGGAGGATATCCGCCGCGAACGTGCCAAGGCGAGGGAGATTCGAAAAAGCAGATGGTGGCAGACCAAGCTCTCGCTGGGTATCTGCTACTATTGCGGCAAAAAGACCCCGGCCAAGGAGCTCACCATGGACCACATCGTTCCCCTGGCCAGGGGAGGGACAAGCTCCAAGGGGAATCTTGCGGCCTGTTGCAAGGAGTGCAACAATCTGAAGAAAACCATGCTGCCCATTGAGTGGGATCTGTACATGGAGCGGTTGGAGAAAAGTGAAAAATGA
- a CDS encoding 6-phosphofructokinase has product MKKIVISTGGGDAPGLNAVIYAVTKSAHYRGWEVYGSHGGYKGLLDPDELVRLTPEMVEDITPTGGTILGSTNKGNPFAMPVENLAGEVQLRDVSDRVMQNFTRMGFSCHIAVGGDGSLEIAHRFATEKGMPVIGVPKTIDNDLQATHRTFGCDTAVATATDALDKLHSTAKSHDRVMVVEVMGRDSGWIAINSGISGCADVILIPEIPFNLDSVCNKINDNELHHKHYAIVVVAEGARAKDTEVIHKATEQCAVGRQEVLLGGVGEWVAQQIREKTGKDTRSLVLGHLQRGGSPTTFDRMLALRFGGAAVRLAEQEIFDHMVALAATDIIAVPLAEAIKGRKKVPLDSDKVLTAREIGICLGD; this is encoded by the coding sequence ATGAAAAAAATTGTCATATCCACCGGCGGCGGCGACGCCCCGGGCCTGAACGCTGTAATCTACGCCGTGACCAAATCCGCCCATTACCGGGGCTGGGAGGTATATGGCAGTCACGGCGGCTACAAAGGGCTGCTTGACCCGGACGAACTTGTCCGCCTCACTCCGGAGATGGTTGAGGACATCACCCCCACCGGGGGCACCATCCTCGGCTCTACCAATAAAGGCAACCCATTCGCCATGCCGGTGGAAAACCTGGCCGGCGAGGTGCAGCTCCGCGATGTTTCCGACCGGGTTATGCAGAATTTCACCAGGATGGGTTTTTCCTGCCATATTGCCGTGGGCGGCGACGGCAGCCTGGAGATCGCCCACCGTTTCGCCACGGAAAAAGGGATGCCGGTGATCGGGGTGCCCAAGACCATTGACAACGACCTGCAGGCCACCCACAGAACCTTCGGCTGCGACACCGCCGTGGCTACGGCGACCGATGCCCTTGACAAGCTCCATTCCACCGCCAAATCCCACGACCGGGTCATGGTGGTCGAGGTCATGGGACGAGATTCCGGCTGGATTGCCATCAACTCCGGGATCTCAGGCTGCGCCGATGTCATCCTCATCCCGGAGATTCCCTTCAACCTCGATTCGGTCTGCAACAAGATCAACGACAACGAGCTGCACCATAAACATTACGCCATTGTCGTGGTGGCCGAAGGGGCTCGGGCCAAAGACACCGAGGTCATCCATAAGGCCACGGAACAATGCGCGGTGGGTCGGCAGGAGGTGCTGCTGGGTGGGGTAGGCGAATGGGTGGCGCAACAGATCCGGGAAAAAACCGGCAAGGACACCCGTTCCCTGGTGCTGGGGCACCTGCAGCGCGGCGGCTCGCCCACCACCTTCGACCGGATGCTGGCCCTGCGTTTTGGCGGCGCGGCGGTGCGGCTGGCCGAGCAGGAGATCTTCGATCACATGGTGGCGCTGGCCGCCACGGATATTATCGCCGTACCCCTGGCCGAGGCGATCAAGGGCCGAAAAAAGGTGCCGCTGGACAGCGACAAGGTCCTCACCGCCCGGGAAATCGGGATATGCCTTGGGGATTGA
- a CDS encoding IscA/HesB family protein produces the protein MLEVTEQAVVKLKAYLADNNIDSAVRVALMQGGUAGPSLGLALDEPKENDATFEHGGIKFLLDNNLSNQCGVIKVDFIEAGPRSGFGISSAKPLGGGGGGSCGSSCGSGGGSCGG, from the coding sequence ATGCTTGAAGTAACAGAGCAGGCGGTTGTCAAACTGAAAGCGTACCTGGCCGATAATAATATCGATTCTGCCGTACGTGTAGCCTTAATGCAGGGTGGCTGAGCAGGCCCCTCTTTGGGATTGGCTCTGGATGAGCCAAAAGAAAATGATGCGACGTTTGAACATGGCGGGATTAAATTCCTCCTCGACAATAATCTCAGCAATCAGTGTGGGGTCATCAAAGTAGACTTCATCGAGGCCGGACCCCGTTCCGGTTTCGGCATCTCCTCGGCCAAGCCTCTCGGCGGCGGTGGCGGTGGGAGCTGCGGCAGTTCGTGCGGCAGCGGCGGTGGTTCCTGCGGGGGCTGA
- the amrA gene encoding AmmeMemoRadiSam system protein A, translating into MALDKGARDAGLTEEQGKALLWLARETIARQLGKEGREPDPDIAACLRDQALQEKRGTFVTLKEHGELRGCIGTLVGIDPIVEGVKRNALHAAFDDSRFSPVEEEELAAIEVEVSILTEPTPLIYATPEELLARLQVGVDGVIIRKGGQGATFLPQVWEQLPAPEDFLSHLCRKGGLPAEVWRSGTLEVLTYRVQYFEE; encoded by the coding sequence ATGGCACTGGATAAAGGCGCACGGGATGCAGGCCTGACGGAGGAACAGGGGAAAGCGCTACTTTGGTTGGCGCGCGAGACCATTGCCCGGCAACTTGGGAAAGAGGGGCGGGAACCGGACCCTGATATTGCGGCGTGCTTGCGGGATCAAGCCCTTCAGGAGAAGAGGGGAACCTTTGTCACCTTGAAAGAGCATGGGGAGTTGCGTGGCTGCATCGGCACCCTTGTCGGCATTGACCCTATTGTCGAGGGGGTGAAACGCAATGCCCTGCATGCCGCCTTTGACGATTCCCGCTTCAGCCCGGTTGAGGAAGAGGAGCTGGCCGCAATTGAGGTGGAGGTCAGCATCCTCACCGAGCCGACCCCCTTGATCTATGCGACTCCGGAGGAGCTGCTTGCTCGTTTGCAGGTTGGGGTTGATGGGGTCATTATCCGAAAGGGGGGGCAGGGTGCCACCTTTCTGCCCCAGGTCTGGGAGCAGCTGCCCGCGCCTGAGGATTTCTTGAGCCACCTCTGTCGGAAGGGTGGTTTGCCCGCCGAGGTCTGGCGCTCTGGAACTCTTGAGGTGTTGACCTATCGGGTGCAGTATTTTGAGGAGTAG
- a CDS encoding DUF3334 family protein — translation MMSEKQPTIDIIAEIFCQAVKRTLDKSTQKSIKFSKTIQVIPKVSLRPEIGCFVQFAGDYNGLVVVNFSAGAAMELYRSYMLAMGMPESDLAQDSTSAEVVDTMGEMTNQFMGKAMQMVEGKFDLTSYIGQPKALALNTAITLTPDLDFQDNRRLVFSLDTHRFYMEMALERTEFIAL, via the coding sequence ATGATGAGTGAAAAACAGCCAACCATTGACATAATCGCCGAGATTTTCTGTCAGGCCGTGAAGAGAACCCTGGACAAGAGCACGCAAAAGTCCATCAAGTTTTCCAAGACGATTCAGGTTATTCCCAAGGTGAGTCTGCGGCCGGAAATCGGCTGTTTTGTCCAGTTTGCCGGGGATTATAACGGCTTGGTGGTAGTGAATTTTTCCGCCGGAGCCGCCATGGAGCTCTATCGGAGCTACATGCTTGCCATGGGGATGCCGGAGAGCGATCTGGCCCAGGATTCGACCTCCGCCGAGGTGGTTGACACCATGGGGGAGATGACCAACCAGTTCATGGGCAAGGCCATGCAGATGGTGGAAGGCAAGTTCGATCTTACCTCCTATATCGGTCAGCCCAAGGCCTTGGCTTTGAACACCGCGATTACCCTTACCCCGGATCTGGATTTCCAGGATAACCGGCGGCTGGTATTCAGTCTGGATACCCACCGATTTTATATGGAAATGGCCTTGGAGCGCACGGAATTTATTGCTCTTTGA
- a CDS encoding Mrp/NBP35 family ATP-binding protein: MSKCSSGTCGSKKASGCGSADAAVAQQNTAIAASLDRIKNKILVMSGKGGVGKSTVSVNLALGLAGKGYKVGLMDVDLHGPDIVRMLGMHGRMDGELTKDGKMPPLEYNNKLKVISLESMMENRDDPIIWRGPLKNQAIRQFIADVNWGDLDYLIIDAPPGTGDEPMTVAHTIKDAKALVVTTPQNIALADVRKSINFCKHVSMQIVGIVENMSGFVCPHCDKTVDIFKTGGGEVLATEFSVPFLGRIPVDPRVVIAGDDGKPYLSSGGTSPAVQAFEAFLAKVEQELPVRTAAASIPMAKAGSSCGCGGGPCNPTTCDC; this comes from the coding sequence ATGTCGAAGTGCAGCAGTGGAACCTGTGGCAGTAAAAAAGCGAGTGGCTGCGGCTCCGCCGATGCGGCGGTGGCCCAGCAGAATACGGCAATCGCCGCCTCTCTGGATCGGATCAAGAATAAGATCCTGGTGATGAGCGGCAAGGGCGGGGTCGGGAAGTCCACCGTCTCGGTAAATCTGGCCTTGGGCCTTGCCGGCAAGGGATACAAGGTCGGCCTCATGGACGTTGACCTCCACGGTCCGGATATCGTCCGGATGCTCGGCATGCATGGCCGGATGGACGGCGAGCTTACCAAGGACGGCAAGATGCCTCCCCTGGAATATAACAACAAGCTCAAGGTCATCTCGCTTGAAAGCATGATGGAGAACCGGGACGATCCCATCATCTGGCGCGGTCCCCTGAAGAATCAGGCGATCCGCCAGTTTATCGCCGATGTGAACTGGGGCGATCTGGATTATTTGATCATCGATGCCCCCCCCGGCACCGGGGATGAGCCCATGACCGTGGCCCACACCATCAAGGATGCCAAGGCCCTGGTTGTGACCACCCCCCAAAATATTGCCCTGGCCGATGTGCGCAAGTCCATCAATTTTTGCAAGCACGTTTCCATGCAGATCGTCGGCATCGTCGAGAACATGAGCGGCTTTGTCTGTCCGCACTGCGACAAAACGGTGGATATCTTCAAGACCGGCGGCGGCGAGGTCTTGGCCACGGAGTTTTCCGTGCCCTTTCTCGGCCGGATTCCTGTTGACCCCAGGGTGGTTATCGCCGGGGATGACGGCAAGCCCTATCTCTCTTCCGGCGGGACGAGCCCTGCTGTTCAGGCCTTTGAAGCCTTTCTGGCCAAGGTGGAGCAGGAGCTTCCGGTCAGGACTGCGGCCGCCTCCATTCCCATGGCCAAGGCTGGATCGAGCTGCGGCTGCGGCGGGGGGCCATGCAACCCAACCACCTGTGACTGCTGA
- a CDS encoding MBL fold metallo-hydrolase encodes MIVKQLTVGSMAVCCYVVGCEETKKCGIIDPGGNEEKILALCRAEGLSVEMILCTHGHPDHVCGNAVIQKATGAPILMHAADAEFFARPEIIDYFSMLGLPPSPPADRTVTDGEEILIGKLTLTVLHTPGHTPGGICFYGAPHLFTGDTLFVEGLGRTDFPGGDSNQLLTSIHKKILALPEETVVWPGHGYGGAKSTVGEEARHNPYLKGNW; translated from the coding sequence ATGATTGTCAAACAGTTGACCGTGGGTTCCATGGCAGTCTGCTGCTATGTGGTGGGCTGCGAGGAGACAAAGAAGTGCGGGATCATTGATCCCGGCGGCAACGAGGAGAAGATTCTCGCCCTCTGTCGGGCTGAAGGGCTCAGCGTTGAAATGATTCTCTGCACCCACGGCCATCCGGATCATGTTTGCGGCAACGCTGTGATCCAGAAGGCCACCGGCGCCCCCATCCTCATGCATGCGGCGGATGCCGAGTTTTTTGCCCGGCCGGAGATCATTGACTATTTCTCCATGCTCGGCCTGCCCCCTTCGCCGCCTGCGGACCGGACCGTAACCGATGGCGAGGAAATCCTCATCGGCAAACTCACCCTGACCGTTCTCCATACCCCTGGGCATACCCCGGGCGGGATCTGTTTTTACGGGGCGCCCCATCTGTTTACCGGCGACACCCTCTTTGTCGAAGGGCTGGGGCGGACCGATTTCCCCGGCGGCGACAGCAATCAGCTGCTGACTTCCATCCACAAGAAGATCCTGGCTTTGCCCGAGGAGACCGTGGTCTGGCCGGGGCATGGCTATGGCGGCGCCAAATCCACCGTGGGCGAAGAGGCTCGCCACAACCCGTACCTGAAAGGGAACTGGTAG
- the selB gene encoding selenocysteine-specific translation elongation factor: MREIVLGTAGHVDHGKTSLVRALTGIDTDRLKEEKKRGITIELGFAFLDLPCGHRLGIIDVPGHERFVKNMVAGATGIDLLAFVIAADEGIMPQTREHFEICRLLGVKRGLVILTKKDMVDAEWLELVREDVRQFLAGSFLEDAPMVAVSSTTGEGLDEVREVLDTLVRGSEFSEAHGPFRLPVDRVFSMKGFGVVVTGTSISGRIGVGEDITVYPQGHTAKIRGIQVHGQDVELVEAGKRTAINIQGLDTEMISRGNMLATPGTLAPSFLLDGDFFYLSGNAKPLKNRSRVRIHIGTAEIMGRVVLLEDEELLPGNRANVQLLLEEPFGAWPGDRYVVRSYSPVATIGGGGIWNGSPPKRRRFKEANSEIFALYQEGSAEDISLLHLKEAGVVGLTFDALCVKMGQFGKRFRKLLDGPISSRKIIMVDSDRQRMIAAETFEGMSAKLTKILADFHRDNSMKPGLSKEELRSRLHHDLDQRLFQLLLNTLVKQGTIAVEESVVRLADHRVSLKADAQDIRAEMESFYGEAGLTPPTVREVQERFAKYPGPLVREVLELLVREQVLVKISEDLYFLGRAITELQEKLVAFIKKEGEIDAPRFKNLTGLTRKFSIPLLEYFDKIKVTIRVGDRRLLRETRSSAQ, from the coding sequence ATGCGGGAGATTGTCCTCGGCACGGCCGGCCATGTGGACCACGGCAAGACCAGCCTGGTCCGAGCCCTTACCGGCATCGACACCGACCGGCTCAAGGAAGAGAAGAAGCGGGGCATCACCATCGAGCTCGGCTTCGCCTTTCTTGATCTGCCCTGCGGCCATCGCCTCGGCATCATCGATGTGCCCGGGCACGAACGCTTTGTGAAAAACATGGTGGCCGGCGCCACCGGCATTGATCTGCTCGCCTTTGTCATTGCGGCGGACGAAGGGATCATGCCCCAGACCCGAGAGCATTTCGAGATCTGCCGTCTGCTCGGGGTGAAACGGGGGCTGGTGATCCTCACCAAGAAAGATATGGTGGATGCGGAGTGGCTGGAGCTGGTGCGGGAGGATGTCCGCCAGTTTCTGGCTGGCAGTTTCCTGGAAGACGCCCCCATGGTCGCGGTTTCCTCCACCACCGGCGAGGGACTCGACGAGGTCCGCGAGGTTCTCGACACCCTGGTGCGGGGCAGCGAGTTTTCCGAGGCCCATGGCCCGTTTCGGCTGCCGGTGGATCGGGTTTTCAGCATGAAGGGGTTCGGCGTAGTGGTTACCGGCACCTCCATCTCGGGCCGGATCGGAGTGGGCGAAGACATCACTGTCTATCCCCAAGGGCATACCGCCAAGATCCGCGGCATTCAGGTGCACGGCCAGGATGTGGAGCTGGTCGAGGCGGGCAAGCGTACCGCCATCAACATCCAGGGGTTGGACACCGAGATGATCAGTCGGGGCAACATGCTCGCTACCCCAGGAACCCTTGCCCCCTCCTTTCTTCTGGACGGAGATTTTTTCTATCTCTCCGGGAACGCCAAACCTCTCAAGAATCGAAGCAGGGTGCGGATCCACATCGGCACCGCCGAGATCATGGGTCGGGTGGTGCTCCTGGAGGATGAGGAGCTGCTCCCGGGCAATCGGGCCAACGTGCAGCTCCTGCTTGAGGAGCCCTTCGGCGCCTGGCCCGGGGACCGCTATGTGGTGCGGAGCTATTCGCCGGTGGCCACCATCGGCGGCGGCGGGATCTGGAACGGCTCCCCGCCCAAACGGCGCCGCTTTAAGGAAGCGAACAGCGAGATCTTTGCCCTGTATCAGGAAGGATCCGCCGAGGATATCTCCCTCCTGCATTTGAAGGAGGCCGGGGTTGTCGGACTCACCTTCGATGCGCTCTGCGTCAAAATGGGGCAGTTCGGCAAGCGTTTCCGTAAGCTGCTCGACGGGCCTATCTCCAGCCGGAAGATCATCATGGTCGATTCCGATCGGCAGCGCATGATCGCGGCGGAAACCTTCGAGGGGATGAGTGCAAAGTTGACCAAGATCCTGGCCGATTTTCACCGGGACAATTCGATGAAGCCGGGCCTCTCCAAGGAGGAGCTGCGTTCCAGGCTGCATCATGACCTGGATCAGAGACTTTTTCAGCTCTTGCTCAATACCCTGGTCAAGCAGGGGACCATCGCGGTCGAGGAGTCCGTGGTCAGGCTGGCGGATCATCGGGTATCGCTGAAGGCGGACGCCCAGGATATCCGTGCCGAAATGGAGTCTTTTTACGGCGAGGCGGGGCTGACACCGCCCACCGTGCGCGAGGTGCAGGAGCGTTTTGCCAAGTATCCCGGCCCCTTGGTGCGTGAGGTCCTTGAGTTGCTGGTCCGCGAGCAGGTGCTGGTCAAGATCAGTGAGGATCTCTATTTTCTGGGCCGGGCCATCACCGAACTGCAGGAAAAATTGGTGGCCTTCATCAAAAAGGAAGGCGAGATCGATGCCCCGCGCTTTAAAAATCTCACCGGCTTGACCAGGAAGTTTTCTATCCCATTGCTGGAGTATTTTGATAAAATCAAGGTAACCATTCGGGTTGGCGATCGCCGTCTGTTGAGGGAGACTCGGTCATCGGCACAATAA
- the hflX gene encoding GTPase HflX — protein sequence MKTAQLKGLERIAGRRVSPDMIISPELAKEIWTVALELGRQIGVLLSRSGQVEAVMVGDHRSIMIPSLKQFRSSGGRLKGLRCVHTHLSGEDLSEDDLMDLLFLRLDMMSVVKMDQGGATRLYSAHLVPQPVAGRNWLLLPPEIPSQQFRCRDFITSLEDQFAKARPVREIDLGRDRAILISVTPLSKGKAQESMDELVELARSAEVIVLDTVVQRREKINPRLILGKGKLGEIMLTALRLNANLLIFDQELNPSQVRSITDHTELRVIDRTQLILDIFARRALSREGKLQIEMAQLKYMLPRLTTRDDALSRLTGGIGGRGPGETRLEVDRRRINDRLGKLGKKLKEVSREREQRRSRRRKKDLPVLSLVGYTNAGKSTLLNTLTKSTIVAEDKLFATLDPTSRRLRFPEDVEVIITDTVGFIRNLPEELLKAFKATLEELHEADVLVHVIDLSNPRCGDHIRVVEELLRELELDNLPCLKVFNKIDLVAPEGVAEQLRLHEGVALSARDAKSFGPFLDRARSMVLKKWQVRREEGVGVEDLAES from the coding sequence TTGAAAACCGCCCAGCTGAAAGGGCTTGAGCGCATTGCCGGTCGTCGGGTTTCTCCGGATATGATCATCAGTCCGGAGCTGGCAAAAGAAATCTGGACCGTTGCCCTTGAGCTCGGACGGCAGATTGGCGTGTTGCTCAGCCGATCCGGGCAGGTCGAGGCGGTCATGGTCGGGGATCATCGCTCCATCATGATTCCGTCCCTGAAGCAATTCCGCTCCTCCGGCGGGCGTCTTAAGGGCTTGCGCTGTGTGCATACCCATCTTTCTGGCGAGGATCTCAGCGAAGACGACTTGATGGATCTGCTTTTCCTGCGGTTGGATATGATGAGTGTGGTGAAGATGGATCAGGGCGGGGCAACCCGGCTCTATTCCGCCCATCTGGTGCCGCAACCGGTGGCGGGCCGCAACTGGCTCTTGCTGCCGCCTGAGATTCCCAGCCAGCAGTTCCGCTGCCGGGATTTCATTACCTCGCTTGAGGATCAGTTTGCCAAGGCCAGGCCGGTGCGGGAGATTGATCTGGGGCGGGACCGGGCAATTCTGATCAGCGTGACCCCGCTTTCCAAGGGCAAGGCCCAGGAGTCCATGGACGAGCTTGTCGAGCTGGCGCGCTCCGCTGAGGTAATCGTGCTCGACACCGTGGTGCAGCGGAGGGAAAAGATCAATCCCCGCTTGATCTTGGGCAAGGGCAAGCTCGGCGAGATCATGCTGACTGCGCTACGGCTCAATGCCAATCTGCTGATCTTTGACCAGGAGCTGAATCCTTCCCAGGTGCGATCGATAACCGACCACACCGAACTGCGGGTTATCGATCGCACCCAGCTGATTCTCGATATCTTTGCCCGGCGGGCCTTGAGCCGGGAAGGCAAGCTGCAGATCGAGATGGCGCAGCTCAAATACATGTTGCCCAGACTGACCACCCGTGACGACGCCTTGTCCCGGCTTACCGGCGGCATCGGCGGACGGGGCCCAGGGGAAACCCGCCTTGAGGTGGACCGCCGCCGTATCAATGATCGGCTGGGAAAGCTGGGCAAAAAATTGAAAGAGGTCAGCCGTGAGCGGGAACAGCGGCGGAGCCGGCGCCGCAAAAAGGACTTGCCGGTTCTCTCGCTGGTCGGCTATACCAATGCCGGAAAGTCAACCCTGCTCAACACCCTGACCAAGAGCACCATTGTCGCCGAGGACAAGTTGTTTGCCACCCTGGATCCGACCAGCCGGAGGCTACGCTTCCCCGAGGACGTGGAGGTCATCATCACGGATACGGTGGGCTTTATCCGCAATCTTCCGGAGGAGCTGCTCAAGGCCTTCAAGGCGACCTTGGAGGAACTGCACGAGGCTGATGTGCTCGTGCATGTTATCGATCTTAGCAATCCGCGCTGCGGCGACCATATCCGGGTGGTGGAGGAGTTGCTGCGGGAGCTTGAGCTGGACAATCTCCCCTGCCTCAAGGTTTTTAACAAGATTGATCTGGTGGCGCCGGAGGGAGTGGCCGAGCAGCTGCGGCTCCACGAGGGGGTTGCCCTAAGTGCTCGGGATGCCAAAAGCTTTGGTCCTTTTTTGGACAGGGCCAGGAGCATGGTGCTGAAAAAATGGCAGGTGCGCAGGGAAGAAGGGGTTGGGGTTGAGGATTTAGCGGAAAGCTGA
- a CDS encoding DUF4390 domain-containing protein, with product MSKRYLRGVASLLLALAIFFGGGESALAQNATIEELIVTNSSTDLLLFLTVNNAFTKQMEEGIRNGIPVTFSFYVKLEHKRMWMNQEFVSLQFDHTLSYDTLKEEYSIVRSELPGQTFRTKTLGEAKKAMAQLNGPPISPLKLLQPEAGYLLRVKARLAEKTLPLYFHHVIPFWSLWDFETEWYTVEFRY from the coding sequence TTGAGTAAACGATATCTGCGCGGTGTTGCTTCTCTGCTGCTCGCTCTGGCCATTTTCTTTGGGGGCGGGGAGTCCGCGCTTGCCCAGAATGCGACCATCGAGGAGTTGATTGTTACCAACTCCAGTACGGACCTGCTTTTGTTTCTCACGGTCAATAATGCCTTTACCAAACAGATGGAGGAGGGGATCAGAAACGGTATCCCGGTGACCTTCAGCTTTTATGTGAAGCTGGAACATAAACGGATGTGGATGAATCAGGAGTTCGTTTCCCTGCAGTTTGACCATACCCTGAGCTACGATACGCTGAAAGAGGAGTACAGTATTGTCCGTTCGGAGCTGCCGGGACAGACATTCCGCACCAAAACCCTGGGTGAGGCGAAAAAAGCCATGGCCCAGCTCAATGGCCCTCCGATATCGCCGCTGAAGCTACTGCAGCCGGAGGCGGGATACCTGCTCAGGGTGAAGGCCCGGCTGGCGGAAAAAACCCTGCCGCTCTATTTTCACCATGTGATTCCCTTCTGGAGCCTCTGGGATTTTGAAACAGAATGGTACACCGTGGAATTCAGGTATTAG